The following coding sequences lie in one Osmerus mordax isolate fOsmMor3 chromosome 13, fOsmMor3.pri, whole genome shotgun sequence genomic window:
- the ppip5k1a gene encoding LOW QUALITY PROTEIN: inositol hexakisphosphate and diphosphoinositol-pentakisphosphate kinase 2 (The sequence of the model RefSeq protein was modified relative to this genomic sequence to represent the inferred CDS: deleted 1 base in 1 codon) — MSAPNSPGESQRAAPRFFVGCEDDESEGLEDPGCSMRTDMELYEDDEEADTPPERQIVVGICCMMKKSKSKPMTQILERLCKFEYLTVVIFPEDAILNEPVEKWPLCDCLISFHSKGFPLDKAVSYAKLRNPLLINDLNMQYFIQDRREVYRILQEEGIDLPRYAVLNRDPDRPDECNLVEAEDQVEVNGEVFPKPFVEKPVCAEDHNVYIYYPTSAGGGSQRLFRKIGSRSSVYSPESNVRKTGSYIYEEFMPTDGTDVKVYTVGPDYAHAEARKSPALDGKVERDSEGKEIRYPVMLTAMEKLVARKVCLAFKQTVCGFDLLRANGHSYVCDVNGFSFVKNSMKYYDDCAKILGNIVMRELAPQFHIPWSIPTEAEDIPIVPTTSGTMMELRCVIAIIRHGDRTPKQKMKMEVRNPMFFELFEKYGGYKTGKLKLKKPKQLQEVLDISRQLLAELGQRNDCEIEEKKSKLEQLKTVLEMYGHFSGINRKVQLTYLPHGQPKTSSEEDDTWKEGPSLLLVLKWGGELTPAGRVQAEELGRAFRCMYPGGQGDYAGFPGCGLLRLHSTYRHDLKIYASDEGRVQMTAAAFAKGLLALEGELTPILVQMVKSANMNGLLDNDSDSLSGCQHRVKARLHGIMQKDQAFTEDDFDRLAPTCSASVVNSMKIVENPVTTCDQVYTLIQSLTSQIRKRLEDPKSADLQLYHSETLELMLQRWSKLERDFRMKSGRYDISKIPDIYDCVKYDVQHNATLGLEDTLDLFRLSRALADIIIPQEYGVNKVEKLDIAYAYCLPLVKKIQLDLQRTHEDESVNKLHPLYSRGVMSPGRHVRTRLYFTSESHVHSLLSIFRYGGLLDEEKDQQWKRAMDYLSAVSELNYMTQIVIMLYEDNNKDPSSEERFHVELHFSPGVKGCEEEENAPMGFGFRPASAENGEKQPDPGSLEDLSQDEPDRAVPLSELVSMHRKSPLVRNRKTGSMEVLSETSSSRASSYRLFPSCPRQSPEMKQSGLGSQCAGLFSTTVLGGSSSAPNLQDYARTHRKKFSSGSLSYKDGTQDDTSAVIYSLFGPVREPLEEHHVAKLLRRFSTEPSMGQTLSLDGALAHHLNQCSYHLRLFRNWLISGQDPLEYLHGFEGCSMVPSIYPLETLHNSLSLKQVNEFLTDVCENGGDAHSRTTRALSAMFDTQNQPSVDSYMPQKVLSSSVSMRQRSDRPPWYSSGPSSTVSSAGPSSPTTADTSPRFSFSDKVPLTPQSSEETHPCQHSSSQPPPTTSPQAPDPLSPTEDPPAPSTPSAPPGEADAPSATPNHLPGESSVGASGGEAPEPSPSPLCSPLAQLTLGRMEGYCRLPGSLPVLLELRESSSEAGSSAQTPQSPDGPEEFLNARETAELWKGNPGSLPHPGAPLEVGAPRVSEP; from the exons ATGTCAGCGCCCAACAGCCCTGGCGAGAGCCAACGCGCCGCTCCCAGATTCTTCGTGGGCTGCGAGGACGATGAGAGCGAGGGCCTGGAGGACCCCGGCTGCAGCATGAGGACAGACATGGAGCTTTATGAGGACGACGAGGAGGCAGACacg ccCCCAGAGCGACAGATAGTGGTGGGGATCTGCTGCATGATGAAGAAGTCCAAGTCGAAGCCTATGACCCAGATCCTGGAGAGGCTGTGCAAGTTTGAGTACCTCACTGTGGTCATCTTCCCTGAGGATGCCATCCTCAACGAGCCTGTGGAGAAATGGCCCCTGTGTGACTGCCTTATCTCCTTCCACTCCAAAG GCTTCCCTTTGGACAAGGCAGTGAGCTATGCCAAGCTCAGAAACCCTCTGCTGATCAATGACCTGAACATGCAGTACTTTATACAGGACAG GAGGGAGGTGTACCGTATCCTACAGGAGGAAGGGATTGATCTGCCCCGCTATGCTGTGTTAAACCGTGACCCAGATAGACCTGACG AGTGTAATCTGGTTGAAGCAGAGGACCAAGTGGAGGTGAATGGAGAGGTGTTTCCCAAGCCGTTTGTAGAGAAGCCGGTGTGTGCTGAAGACCACAACGTCTACATCTACTACCCCACCTCAGCTGGAGGCGGCAGCCAGCGTCTCTTCAGGAAG ATCGGGAGCCGCAGCAGTGTGTACTCCCCCGAGAGCAACGTGAGGAAGACGGGATCCTACATCTACGAGGAGTTCATGCCGACGGATGGAACCGATGTCAAG gtgtacaCGGTAGGGCCTGACTATGCCCATGCGGAGGCGCGCAAGTCCCCAGCCCTGGATgggaaggtggagagagacagcgaggggaaGGAGATCCGCTACCCGGTCATGCTCACAGCCATGGAGAAGCTGGTCGCCCGCAAGGTCTGCCTGGCCTTCAAG CAAACCGTGTGTGGGTTTGACCTTCTTCGGGCCAACGGACACTCCTACGTGTGTGACGTCAATGGCTTCAGCTTTGTAAAGAACTCCATGAAATACTACGACGACTGTGCCAAGATCCTGGG gaacATTGTCATGCGGGAGCTGGCTCCCCAGTTCCACATCCCCTGGTCCATCCCCACCGAGGCTGAGGACATCCCCATCGTCCCCACCACCTCGGGCACCAT gatgGAGCTGCGCTGTGTCATCGCCATCATTCGTCACGGAGACAGAACCCCTAAACAGAAGATGAAGATGGAAGTTCGGAACCCCAT GTTTTTTGAGCTGTTCGAAAAGTATGGAGGGTACAAGACAGGGAAGCTGAAATTGAAGAAGCCCAAACAACTCCAG GAAGTGCTGGACATCTCCAGGCAGCTGCTGGCAGAACTGGGGCAGCGCAACGACTGTGAGATTGAGGAGAAAAAGTCCAAACTGGAGCAGCTGAAGACAGTTCTGGAGAT GTATGGCCACTTCTCTGGGATCAACAGGAAGGTGCAGCTCACCTACCTTCCCCACGGGCAGCCCAAAACCTCCAGCGAGGAGGATG ACACGTGGAAGGAGGGTCCGtccctgctgctggtgctgaaGTGGGGTGGTGAGCTGACCCCCGCAGGCAGGGTCCAGGCTGAGGAGCTGGGCCGGGCCTTCCGCTGCATGTACCCTGGAGGTCAAG GAGACTATGCTGGGTTCCCTGGCTGCGGGTTGCTAAGGTTACACAGCACCTACAGACATGACCTCAAGATCTACGCCTCAGACGAGGGCAGGGTGCAGATGACAGCTGCAGCGTTCGCCAAG ggcctCCTGGCGTTGGAGGGGGAGCTGACTCCTATCCTGGTGCAGATGGTGAAGAGCGCCAACATGAACGGCCTGCTGGACAACGACAGCGACTCTCTCAGCGGCTGCCAGCACCGCGTCAAGGCCCGCCTCCACGGGATCATGCAGAAGGATCAGGCCTTTACCGAGGACGACTTTGATAGG CTGGCGCCCACCTGCAGTGCTTCCGTGGTAAACTCCATGAAGATAGTGGAGAACCCTGTGACCACGTGTGACCAGGTCTACACCCTCATCCAGAGTCTCACCTCTCAGATCCGCAAGAGGCTGGAGGACCCCAAGTCTGCAG ATCTGCAGCTGTACCACAGCGAGACCCTGGAGCTCATGCTGCAGCGCTGGTCCAAGCTGGAGAGAGACTTCCGCATGAAGAGCGGCCGCTACGACATCAGCAAGATCCCCGACATCTACGACTGCGTCAAGTACGACGTCCAGCACAACGCCACGCTGGGCCTGGAGGACACGCTGGACCTGTTCAGGCTGTCCAGAGCCCTCGCTGACATCATCATCC CTCAGGAGTACGGCGTCAACAAGGTAGAGAAGTTGGACATAGCCTACGCCTACTGCTTGCCACTGGTCAAGAAGATCCAGCTGGACCTGCAGAGGACCCACGAGGACGAGTCGGTCAACAAGCTGCACCCTCT GTACTCCCGGGGGGTGATGTCACCAGGCCGTCATGTCAGGACACGTCTGTACTTCACCAGTGAGAGCCACGTGCACTCCCTGCTCAGCATCTTCCGCTACGGAGGCCTGCTGGAC gaggagaaggatcaGCAGTGGAAACGTGCTATGGATTACCTCAGTGCGGTCTCTGAACTCAACTACATGACTCAGATAGTCATCATGTTGTACGAGGACAACAACAAG GACCCCTCATCTGAGGAGCGCTTCCACGTGGAGCTCCACTTCAGCCCAGGGGTCAAAGgttgcgaggaggaggagaacgcaCCAATGGGCTTCGGGTTCCGGCCTGCCTCCGCAGAG AACGGAGAGAAACAGCCGGACCCTGGCAGCCTGGAGGACCTCTCCCAGGACGAGCCGGACCGAGCCGTCCCTCTGTCAGAGCTGGTCAGCATGCACAGGAAGTCCCCGCTCGTACGCAACCGCAAGACCGGCTCCATGGAG gtcctGTCTgagacctcctcctccagggccagTAGCTACCGGCtgttcccctcctgccctcgcCAGTCCCCTGAGATGAAGCAGAGTGGACTAG GCTCTCAGTGTGCGGGACTCTTCAGTACCACCGTCCTA GGGGGGTCGTCTAGCGCCCCCAACCTGCAAGACTACGCACGTACACATCGCAAAAAATTCTCCTCCGGCAGTCTGTCCTATAAAGACG GGACACAAGATGATACTTCGGCAGTTATTTACTCTCTGTTTGGGCCGGTGAGAG AGCCCCTGGAGGAGCACCATGTGGCCAAGCTGTTGAGGCGGTTCTCCACCGAGCCCAGCATGGGCCAGACCCTCTCTCTGGACGGGGCGCTGGCCCACCACCTCAACCAGTGCTCCTACCACCTCCGCCTCTTCCGAAACTGGCTCATCTCCGGCCAGGACCCTCTAGAGTACCTTCACG GCTTCGAGGGCTGCTCCATGGTGCCCTCTATCTACCCTCTGGAGACGCTGCACAACTCGCTCTCACTCAAACAGGTCAACGAGTTCCTCACGGACGTGTGCGAAAACGGAGGAGACGCCCACTCCAGGACCACCAGAG ctCTGTCAGCCATGTTTGACACCCAGAACCAGCCATCAGTGGACTCCTACATGCCCCAGAAAGTGCTGTCCTCATCGGTGTCCATGAGGCAGCGCTCAGACAGACCGCCCTGGT ACAGCAGCGGCCCCTCCAGTACTGTGTCCAGCGCCGGCCCATCCTCGCCCACCACAGCAGACACCTCCCCTCGCTTCAGCTTCAGCGACAAGGTCCCACTCACCCCCCAGAGCAGCGAGGAGACCCACCCCTGCCAACACAGCAGCTCCCAGCCGCCCCCCACCACATCCCCCCAGGCCCCGGACCCCCTCAGCCCCACAGAGGACCCGCCGGCCCCGAGCACACCCAGCGCCCCCCCGGGGGAGGCTGACGCTCCCTCTGCCACACCCAACCACCTGCCAGGAGAGTCCTCTGTTGGAGCCTCCGGCGGAGAAGCTCcagagcccagccccagcccgctCTGCTCCCCACTGGCTCAGCTCACCCTGGGCAGGATGGAGGGCTACTGCCGACTCCCAGGATCCCTCCCGGTGCTCCTGGAGCTCCGAGAGAGCAGCAGCGAGGCAGGCTCCAGTGCCCAGACGCCCCAGTCTCCAGACGGCCCGGAGGAGTTCCTCAACGCGCGGGAGACGGCGGAGCTCTGGAAGGGAAACCCGGGGAGCCTGCCCCACCCCGGAGCTCCCCTGGAGGTAGGGGCCCCTCGCGTGTCTGAACCCTAG